One Vibrio penaeicida DNA segment encodes these proteins:
- a CDS encoding YcjF family protein — protein MSEFKSKRVFNESLDGENEQVDRELNAHLQFDEKSKFVPAEVTVESENDENLESVIKTSTKGRWGVAGILTGFTGLVAWQTVDTFLTAFQSGDWLAFGWSAFVAGLASIGIGVIGKELWKLKKLRHQFSTQDNAQAIYEADQIGKAKPFCTSIAKQAGIDELSPSYDRWVNAINANHSDQEVLQMYDSIVLKELDKKGKDLITRSASESALLVAVSPLATADMLLVAWRNFKLIDDLAKLYGVELGYWSRIKLLKLVLVNMAAAGATELVADASMDLLSMDLAGKVSTRAAQGIGVGLLTARLGIRAMSLLRPVRWQASDKIKLGEVRKGIVSRISKLAS, from the coding sequence ATGAGTGAATTCAAATCCAAACGCGTTTTTAACGAATCTTTAGACGGTGAAAATGAGCAAGTAGATAGGGAGCTCAATGCGCACCTTCAGTTTGATGAAAAGTCCAAATTTGTGCCTGCTGAAGTGACGGTTGAATCAGAGAACGACGAGAATTTAGAATCCGTTATTAAGACCTCGACTAAAGGGCGTTGGGGAGTCGCAGGAATACTCACAGGCTTTACAGGGCTGGTTGCTTGGCAAACGGTCGATACCTTTTTAACGGCTTTTCAATCAGGAGACTGGTTGGCGTTTGGTTGGTCGGCCTTTGTTGCTGGGCTCGCTTCTATAGGCATTGGTGTTATTGGCAAAGAGCTTTGGAAGCTGAAAAAGCTTCGCCACCAGTTCTCTACTCAAGATAATGCACAGGCTATTTACGAAGCCGACCAAATTGGTAAAGCGAAACCATTTTGTACTTCTATCGCTAAGCAAGCCGGAATAGATGAACTTTCACCTTCGTATGATCGTTGGGTAAACGCGATTAACGCCAACCATAGTGACCAAGAAGTTCTGCAAATGTACGACAGTATTGTGCTTAAGGAACTGGATAAGAAAGGAAAAGATCTTATCACTCGTTCTGCAAGCGAATCGGCATTGCTTGTTGCGGTGAGCCCGTTAGCCACCGCAGATATGCTTTTGGTCGCTTGGCGAAACTTTAAGTTAATCGATGACCTCGCAAAGTTGTACGGTGTCGAGCTAGGGTATTGGTCGCGCATCAAATTACTAAAACTCGTTTTGGTAAACATGGCCGCCGCAGGGGCAACGGAGCTGGTTGCCGACGCGAGTATGGATCTTCTTTCTATGGATTTAGCAGGGAAGGTATCTACCCGTGCGGCCCAAGGTATTGGGGTCGGTTTACTGACTGCTAGGCTCGGTATTCGAGCTATGTCTTTACTGCGCCCAGTGCGCTGGCAAGCGAGCGACAAGATCAAGCTCGGAGAAGTGAGAAAAGGCATTGTTTCGCGTATTTCCAAATTGGCTTCTTAA
- a CDS encoding ABC transporter substrate-binding protein: MLVRKHFLSKLTRLGSISSAVSLGCLLVAFGSTAGTIKVGMSTALEGPASGLGTNVKAGVESYFKMVNDAGGVNGNKLELIAINDGYEPGKAANNTRALINDHNVVAMIGNVGTPTAVVTVPIANELKVPLIGAVTGAGLLRQSPPDRYIINYRASYAQETAAMIDGLLGSGIKPEEIAFFTQKDGYGDAGYNGGVSALKSHGFTDIGSIAHGRYERNTTNVEEGLITVLDAEVEPKAIIMVGAYKPCAEFISLAQEELPDALFLNVSFVGSVSLMKELGEKSEGVIITQVVPHYEADLPTVNEFRASLSSYNNSVPPSFLALEGYLAAKILVDGIKSKSGILNSEDIVNGIQSLSNFDLGIGTKNMLDATHHQASNDVWPTQIKGGQFVKLNWSEL; encoded by the coding sequence ATGCTAGTTAGGAAACATTTTCTGTCCAAGTTAACGAGACTTGGCTCCATCTCTTCCGCTGTATCGTTAGGTTGTCTTCTGGTGGCATTTGGAAGTACCGCAGGCACCATAAAAGTGGGCATGTCTACAGCGTTGGAAGGTCCTGCAAGTGGCTTAGGTACCAATGTGAAAGCGGGTGTCGAAAGCTATTTTAAGATGGTTAATGATGCGGGTGGTGTTAACGGCAACAAACTGGAGTTAATCGCGATTAATGACGGTTATGAACCTGGAAAAGCAGCCAACAATACGCGAGCGTTGATAAACGATCACAACGTGGTTGCAATGATCGGCAATGTTGGTACACCAACAGCGGTGGTCACCGTACCCATCGCAAACGAATTGAAGGTACCACTCATTGGAGCCGTAACCGGTGCTGGCTTACTCCGCCAAAGCCCTCCAGACCGATATATTATTAATTACCGTGCGAGCTATGCACAAGAAACAGCCGCAATGATTGACGGCTTACTTGGTAGCGGTATCAAGCCGGAAGAAATTGCATTTTTTACTCAAAAAGATGGGTATGGCGATGCGGGTTACAACGGCGGTGTGAGCGCACTTAAATCTCATGGTTTTACGGACATTGGCTCTATTGCCCATGGTCGTTATGAGCGAAATACCACAAACGTAGAAGAAGGGTTAATCACGGTTTTAGATGCAGAAGTTGAACCGAAAGCCATCATTATGGTTGGTGCTTATAAGCCTTGTGCAGAGTTTATCTCCTTGGCTCAAGAAGAGTTACCCGATGCTTTGTTCCTAAATGTTTCGTTTGTCGGCAGTGTGTCCTTGATGAAAGAGCTAGGAGAGAAGTCTGAAGGCGTCATTATTACTCAAGTCGTACCGCACTACGAAGCTGATTTACCTACCGTCAATGAGTTTAGAGCGTCCCTATCTAGCTACAACAATTCAGTTCCGCCTTCATTTTTGGCTCTAGAGGGTTACCTTGCAGCAAAAATTCTTGTTGATGGAATAAAAAGTAAGTCAGGTATCTTGAATTCAGAAGACATCGTTAATGGTATCCAAAGTTTAAGTAATTTTGACTTGGGTATTGGTACCAAAAACATGTTAGATGCAACCCATCATCAGGCGAGTAACGATGTTTGGCCGACTCAAATCAAAGGTGGTCAGTTTGTCAAACTGAACTGGAGCGAACTGTAA
- the tyrR gene encoding transcriptional regulator TyrR, whose amino-acid sequence MRLEVLCEDRLGLTRELLGILATKEIDLRGIEIDRRGIIYLNCPEIEFDDFRDLMAQIRLISGVTDVRKIQFMPSERQSTELMALLANLPDPVLSVSLKGTIDVANHSAHDLFFHQGAELIDEPIGHYIPQFNFARWLEESSARFRDSVVINGLDYTLEVMPVYITGESNDTVLASAVVTLKNQQPNVQNDPFLSENNNLGFEHFVGSSNRHKSLMAQAKKLATMSQPLLIEGETGTGKEMLARACHNRSERASHPFLVLSCASMPDDVAETELFGHAPGTFNNQVGHVGIFEQANGGTVFLDEIGEMSAHLQIKLLRFLQDGTFRRVGEEKEVHVDVRVIAATKQMLVELTETGVFREDLYYRLNVLSLHIPALRERNADVATLLDLFVSKYAHQLGINKPAISESALDELSQYPWPGNIRQLDNMVLRAMTRLSGDTLQIDDFELPSIEQSNAFVGINMDGSLDEIMKSYESQILQNLYQSFPSSRKLAKRLNVSHTSIANKLRDYGIRKP is encoded by the coding sequence GTGCGTTTAGAAGTTTTATGTGAAGATCGATTAGGTCTGACCCGTGAGTTGCTGGGTATCCTCGCGACCAAAGAAATCGACCTCAGAGGGATTGAGATCGATCGTCGTGGCATCATCTACCTCAATTGCCCTGAAATCGAATTTGATGATTTCCGTGATCTCATGGCACAAATCCGTTTAATTAGCGGCGTAACAGATGTGCGAAAAATCCAATTTATGCCAAGTGAAAGGCAAAGCACGGAACTCATGGCGTTGTTGGCTAATTTGCCCGATCCTGTTCTATCAGTGAGCTTAAAAGGCACCATAGACGTCGCAAACCACTCAGCCCATGACCTGTTTTTTCATCAAGGTGCAGAACTCATCGATGAACCGATAGGTCATTACATACCGCAATTCAACTTTGCACGCTGGCTAGAAGAGAGCAGTGCACGCTTTCGCGACTCGGTTGTCATCAATGGTCTAGATTACACTCTAGAAGTGATGCCGGTGTACATTACTGGCGAATCTAACGATACGGTTTTAGCCAGTGCGGTAGTCACGTTGAAAAACCAACAACCAAATGTGCAAAACGATCCTTTCTTGTCGGAAAACAATAACCTAGGCTTTGAACATTTTGTGGGCAGCTCAAACCGACATAAAAGCTTGATGGCACAAGCCAAAAAACTTGCCACTATGAGCCAACCATTACTTATTGAAGGTGAAACAGGTACTGGCAAAGAGATGCTGGCACGAGCATGTCATAACCGCTCAGAAAGAGCGAGTCACCCATTTCTTGTTTTAAGCTGTGCTTCAATGCCAGATGATGTAGCCGAAACGGAACTGTTTGGTCACGCTCCTGGTACGTTTAACAATCAAGTAGGGCACGTAGGCATATTTGAACAAGCCAATGGCGGAACGGTTTTTCTCGATGAAATTGGAGAAATGAGCGCGCACCTACAAATTAAGCTTTTACGCTTTTTGCAAGATGGAACGTTTCGTCGTGTTGGTGAAGAAAAAGAAGTGCATGTTGATGTTCGAGTGATTGCTGCTACCAAGCAAATGCTCGTTGAATTAACGGAAACAGGCGTTTTCCGTGAAGATTTGTATTATCGTCTTAACGTTTTAAGTTTGCATATCCCAGCCTTAAGAGAACGCAATGCGGATGTTGCCACCTTGTTGGATCTCTTTGTATCTAAATACGCCCATCAATTAGGGATTAACAAACCAGCCATTAGTGAAAGTGCACTCGATGAGCTCAGCCAGTATCCATGGCCGGGTAATATTCGTCAGCTCGACAATATGGTTCTAAGAGCGATGACTCGATTATCCGGCGATACACTTCAAATTGATGATTTTGAACTTCCTTCAATTGAGCAATCTAATGCGTTTGTCGGCATTAATATGGATGGATCGCTCGACGAGATCATGAAGTCCTATGAGTCTCAAATTCTTCAAAACTTATACCAATCGTTCCCTTCCAGTCGCAAGCTGGCCAAACGCTTGAACGTGTCACACACATCCATTGCTAACAAATTACGCGATTACGGAATTAGGAAGCCTTAG
- a CDS encoding DUF2947 domain-containing protein: MSYLSLDDYQRKWIFTHQSMPVPEAELSHIKPMTQARAAQLWKENISAQSPDSERLSSQDWPMKTSNWLHEVDWMQDWDSDIEDLPAEVLEHIDWQDDVTVYFCYEKYNVIETKWVFFKRYWKNFLFYDDGPILIARRRNEALWFSGNGNVKVGYRNKP; the protein is encoded by the coding sequence ATGTCCTATTTGTCCTTGGATGATTATCAACGCAAATGGATTTTTACCCATCAGTCGATGCCTGTTCCTGAAGCAGAACTGAGCCATATAAAGCCCATGACACAAGCGCGAGCTGCGCAGCTTTGGAAAGAAAATATCAGTGCTCAAAGCCCTGATTCTGAACGTCTTAGCTCTCAAGACTGGCCAATGAAAACAAGTAATTGGTTACATGAAGTCGATTGGATGCAAGATTGGGACTCCGATATAGAAGACTTGCCCGCTGAAGTTTTGGAACACATTGATTGGCAAGACGATGTCACCGTCTATTTCTGTTATGAGAAGTACAATGTCATTGAAACGAAATGGGTATTCTTTAAGAGATATTGGAAGAACTTCCTTTTTTATGATGACGGACCGATCTTAATTGCTCGCCGTCGTAATGAAGCACTTTGGTTTAGCGGGAATGGTAACGTAAAAGTGGGTTACCGAAATAAACCGTGA
- the rimJ gene encoding ribosomal protein S5-alanine N-acetyltransferase, with protein MSSSIMHASCNGVIVRTAEPGDAKKISEYFRRNKAHLKPWEPKREEAFFREDGWAQRLIKLHELHRMGLAFYLLIIDEETDEMMGTISFSNISRHPFHACNVGYSVAEYHQGKGVMKTALKISCDWLFENQNLHRIMAAYIPTNQRSEGVLKHLGFQLEGTAKDYLLIDGKWRDHNLTSLINPNWREKPDYSN; from the coding sequence ATGAGTTCATCCATAATGCATGCGTCTTGCAACGGTGTGATTGTGCGTACAGCAGAACCCGGTGACGCAAAAAAAATCAGTGAATATTTCAGAAGAAATAAAGCGCATTTGAAACCGTGGGAGCCGAAGCGCGAAGAGGCATTCTTTCGTGAAGATGGGTGGGCACAGCGATTAATCAAACTCCATGAGCTTCATCGGATGGGATTGGCTTTTTACTTGCTTATCATCGACGAAGAAACGGACGAAATGATGGGGACAATTTCTTTTAGCAATATATCTCGTCACCCTTTTCATGCATGTAATGTTGGTTACTCTGTTGCAGAATATCATCAAGGAAAAGGCGTGATGAAAACCGCGCTCAAAATATCCTGCGATTGGCTATTTGAAAATCAAAATTTGCATCGTATTATGGCCGCTTATATCCCGACTAACCAGCGTAGTGAAGGGGTTTTGAAGCACCTAGGTTTTCAACTTGAAGGGACGGCAAAAGATTACTTGCTTATTGATGGTAAGTGGCGAGACCACAACCTAACTTCATTGATTAACCCTAACTGGCGCGAAAAGCCAGATTACTCTAATTAA